The sequence below is a genomic window from Sebastes fasciatus isolate fSebFas1 chromosome 11, fSebFas1.pri, whole genome shotgun sequence.
tttcaataaagCTCGTTAAATGAACCAGGCTGTGTGCGAAAGCCTgacattgttgtgttttgtgtgtgtgtgtgtgtgcaggttgaACAGAAGGTGAACTGTGATGAATACTTGTCTCTCATCTACCTGAGTATTGATGCAGTTACAGAAGGTATGTTACCCTTCTGTGTATTTGACTTGTGTGGAAAGACAACAGTGAATGAAGGAAtacttgtttttgtgtctgatcaTTGCTTTGTTTATACTAGACTTTAAGCATTTGATGGTCAAAGAAAGACACCACACACTATGCATCTTCCTAAATGAtagaaaagaaagtaaaaactAAATTGAGACATTAACAGCTGCATATATTTGAAAGATTGGAGTACAGTTCTTATTGTCAAGGCATTACCTAACCTCGCTCCATCTTATGTTAGTGACTTTTTGATtccttttaaattaattttatttatttatttattttcaaagtcTAAAACCTTGAATGTCCCTTACCTGCTACTCTGCTTTTACACTTGTTTACCTCTGTCCATTATATCTTTGTCATCAAAGTGCTCTTATTTGCGTAGTTGCCAACTTAATTTCattgtagtactgtatgtgttcTTACATGTGACATGAGGTTGATCTTAAATTGTATCCTATTCACATTTATCAATTTAACGGTCATTGCTACTCCTGCCACACATTAATGTCACTAATATTGTTGTCATGTGCATCAGTACAGACAGTGTTCTGACTACATACAAACTGTTCCACAGTGTGCCTTAAGTCTTTCGAGCAAGCTTTCTCACCTCACACAAAGCTTAATACTTGTGATCAAGCTTTTGCTGTCTGGTTTCACTCTCTTCATGTAGGTATCTGTACTGCTACAACTCCTTTCGTCCTGCTGGGAGATGTACTCGACTGTCTTCCTCTCGACCAGTGTGACAAAATATTCTCCTTTGTCGAGGAGAATGTCTCCACATGGAAATCAGTAAGTAAGCTACAACCTCTCGGCAAAGGCAGTTGAAGTATTTCTCCAGCATAATACAGATCATTTAATCACTGTCTGTACTCGTCCTTTCCCTAGAACTCTTTTTACACTGCCGGGAAGAACTACTTGTTGAGGATGTGTAATGGTAAGGATCCTTTTTCATTCTTGTTGATGAACAAAACTATTATGTTTCAACATGTTTGTAACACACTTCTCAATCTGTGTAGATCTTTTAAGGAGACTTTCCAAATCCCAGAATACTGTATTCTGCGGGCGAATCCAGCTTTTCCTGGCACGTCTtttccctctgtctgaaaaatcAGGTAAATACTGCATTTGTGTATGTTATTTTtgaataaataagacaatatcAACCCCTCCCGGATAATTTGTGTTTATTCCAGGTCTCAATCTGCAGAGCCAGTTTAATCTGGAGAATATAACAGTGTTCAACAAAAATGAACAAGAAAGCACTCTCGGCCAGAAGGTAAAGTATTGTCACCTTATGACGGTGAGAATTTTTAGAAATGTAATCTAAAAATTTGAGTTTAATCTTATTTCATGGTTCCATGTTTATAGCACACAGAAGAAAAGGAAGATGGCATGGAGGTGGAGGAAGGAGAAATGGGAGAGGATGATGCTCCTGCACCATGGTAAGTGAAAGTCATGCTTTAAAatacacaggaaaaaaaaaaaaaaaaaatatatatatatatatatatatatatatatatatatatatatatatatatatatatttttttttttcatatatatatatactgtatgtgtaaatgaCAGATTTGCTTGTTGTGAAAACTGCATCTATTATTTCTTTCAGTTCCATTCCAATTGACTACAACTTGTACAGAAAGTTCTGGACACTACAGGACTACTTCAGAAACCCTGTGCAGTGTTACGATAAATTCTCGTGGATGACATTCCTGAAGGTAATGCGCATTAGCATAGAACATTTTACACCCTTCCTCTCCATTTTGTCAGATCATAAGAGATATTAAAGTAGATGCTAAAAAGCAATGTCTCACTGCCCATGTGAATTCCTGTTTGCCCTGAACAGTTCTCAGATGAGACCTTGGCAGTGTTCAAGAGCTATAAACTGGATGACATGCAGGCCTCTAAGAGAaagctggaggagctgagagCATCTGCAGGAGAGCACGTCTACTTTGCCAAGTTTCTAACAAGCGAGAAGGTGAGAAAACTCTTTTTCAGTCCAGAAATAATTGTGTAGTAGCTGTTTTTTAGCATGCTCCAAGTTCCTCCAAATTACATCTCACCCGGTCAATTGCCAACTTGATATCCTAATGCGCTATAATCTGTTCTCATCACAAGGTATCACGCAGTCAAAAACTTATTGTGATCCAAACTTAAGCAGACTTCTCAGCACCTTCTCACGTTGTCCAACCCTTTCTTGGCCATGCTCACTAAAAACTGCATTACGGCACGATCACCCCTTCGTAAATAATAAACTCTGTATTTTAGCACTTTATAACATGATAATGGTAAAAAACATAACCTTAGCATACGCTATTCAAACTATACAATAACTGTAGTATAAACTTAAATATTATCTGAAATTATGTAATGTCACGCCAACATAAACATTTTTACCAAATATGAATATGTACTTGAGTAGCTCTTACACATTGGCAGTTAATCAAGGTCACATAATAAAGTCACATCATTTTCTGTTTAGTCTAGATGAGATATTACATTCCActtggtaataataataataattaataataattcttCATTTCCAGCTGATGGACTTGCAGCTCAGTGATAGCAACTTCAGACGGCACATTCTACTGCAGTACCTCATCCTCTTCCAGTACCTGAAGGGTCAGGTTAAGTTCAAAAGGTGAAGCATATCTCTGCTCTGACTTTGTAGAAtggtaaacaaaaaaatgtgtgtgattaAAAACACAGTCATCAGTTGTCGGGGGTTCATATTTTGTAATGTCTTTGTCTTCGTGCAGCTCCAGCTGTATTCTGAATGATGACCAGACTACGTGGATTGAAGAGACAACTAAACTGGTTTATCAGGTCAGTCCTAAATCACTctgacgtactatactataaataaatgtgcatCACTGTCTTTCCAGTTTTGATTTCAAGACTTACCTGTCATGGCGTCCGGAGAGAGGAAAGCAAGCCTGTATTAATCTGTGACCTTCCCCTTGTAGCTGCTGAGAGAGATCCCTCCTGATGGAGACAAGTTTGCCACCATGGTTGAAGTAAGCCAATCTTTGTGaatactattattatatattaaatgaAGCTCGTCCGTTCACATTCTGTCAAGTTTGTTGTTAGAGTTCTCCGTACACTAGTGACGCTGTTCTTCTTGACAGCACATCCTCAACACGGAGGAGAACTGgaatggctggaaaaatgaGGGATGCCCGAGCTTTGTGAAAGAAAGGTACAGCAGTCTAACCTTACAATGTAATCATGGCAGATAACTATGTTTTCTGATTGATTTGTACATCTACTAGTAGATTGTGGTGTGGCATGCCAAAATTACAGTTATGGTCACACTTTTTCCCTCTTTAACAGGACAGTAGATGACAAACCCAAAAGACCCACCAGGAAAAGACAAGCTCCAGAAGACTTCCTTGGAAAAGGGCCGGACTGCAAGATCTTCATGGGAAAGTATGTGCTTACCTCTGTAATAGTAAGCCTCTATCCTGCAAAAATACTCTGTGCAGGTCATGTGTTTGTCTGCAATATGTGGAGACAAATGAAAAGAGATCTATCATGAATAATTAATTGCAGatcatgtagttttttcttCCATAATTCACACTCTTCTGTGTTTCGTTAGTGATGAGTTGACTCGGCTGTGGAACCTGAACCAGAACAACATGGACGCTTGCAGGTCAGAGAGCAGGTCAGTGGAAACGGAAGGAGGCAGTTCTCATCTACACTCACATTTACCTTTTTGTACGTATCAGAaaatggtgtttgtgtgtgttgttgttttttaa
It includes:
- the thoc1 gene encoding THO complex subunit 1 isoform X2; protein product: MSPSLFNFVDAKDKFTASARHALVGKNSKPLINTFTQFPGNETEKKTTLDQALRGVLGDQIVEQKVNCDEYLSLIYLSIDAVTEGICTATTPFVLLGDVLDCLPLDQCDKIFSFVEENVSTWKSNSFYTAGKNYLLRMCNDLLRRLSKSQNTVFCGRIQLFLARLFPLSEKSGLNLQSQFNLENITVFNKNEQESTLGQKHTEEKEDGMEVEEGEMGEDDAPAPCSIPIDYNLYRKFWTLQDYFRNPVQCYDKFSWMTFLKFSDETLAVFKSYKLDDMQASKRKLEELRASAGEHVYFAKFLTSEKLMDLQLSDSNFRRHILLQYLILFQYLKGQVKFKSSSCILNDDQTTWIEETTKLVYQLLREIPPDGDKFATMVEHILNTEENWNGWKNEGCPSFVKERTVDDKPKRPTRKRQAPEDFLGKGPDCKIFMGNDELTRLWNLNQNNMDACRSESREFMPSLDEFFAEAIEQADPTNMVEDEYKAVRNPNYGWRALRLLSRRSPHFFQPTNQKFKSLADYLDSMVSKLAKELPKDIPSEEIKTGEEDDDDNGDNLLKDSNDSPSIQSKMVSNQQMDDIAAKLGAQWKMLASHLEVKAAELREIETDSEDVNMQAKLLLVAWQDREGTQATVESLVTALNAAGFSQIADNLSEA
- the thoc1 gene encoding THO complex subunit 1 isoform X1, translating into MSPSLFNFVDAKDKFTASARHALVGKNSKPLINTFTQFPGNETEKKTTLDQALRGVLGDQIVEQKVNCDEYLSLIYLSIDAVTEGICTATTPFVLLGDVLDCLPLDQCDKIFSFVEENVSTWKSNSFYTAGKNYLLRMCNDLLRRLSKSQNTVFCGRIQLFLARLFPLSEKSGLNLQSQFNLENITVFNKNEQESTLGQKHTEEKEDGMEVEEGEMGEDDAPAPCSIPIDYNLYRKFWTLQDYFRNPVQCYDKFSWMTFLKFSDETLAVFKSYKLDDMQASKRKLEELRASAGEHVYFAKFLTSEKLMDLQLSDSNFRRHILLQYLILFQYLKGQVKFKSSSCILNDDQTTWIEETTKLVYQLLREIPPDGDKFATMVEHILNTEENWNGWKNEGCPSFVKERTVDDKPKRPTRKRQAPEDFLGKGPDCKIFMGNDELTRLWNLNQNNMDACRSESREFMPSLDEFFAEAIEQADPTNMVEDEYKAVRNPNYGWRALRLLSRRSPHFFQPTNQKFKSLADYLDSMVSKLAKELPKDIPSEEIKTGEEDDDDNGDNLLKDSNDNQESIVFLTGPSIQSKMVSNQQMDDIAAKLGAQWKMLASHLEVKAAELREIETDSEDVNMQAKLLLVAWQDREGTQATVESLVTALNAAGFSQIADNLSEA